One part of the Vitis riparia cultivar Riparia Gloire de Montpellier isolate 1030 chromosome 6, EGFV_Vit.rip_1.0, whole genome shotgun sequence genome encodes these proteins:
- the LOC117915762 gene encoding glucan endo-1,3-beta-glucosidase-like, translated as MALTRNKPLVVVLLLGFVIMSTLTIGAQSIGVCYGTNGNNLPSASQVINLYKSNGIGSMRIYDPNSDTLQALKGSGIELILDVPNTSLQSLASDASAASTWVQNNVVNYASDVKFRYIAVGNEVLPTGSNAQYAQYVLPAMKNVQSAITSAGLQGQIKVSTATYSSVLGTSYPPSAGSFSSDVSSFINPIISFLAENGSPLLANIYPYFSYTGNTQSIQLDYALFTSPGVVVKDGSYQYQNLFDALLDALYAALGKAGGSNLKIVVSESGWPSEGGTAATVDNARTYYKNLINHVKGGTPRKSGAIETYLFAMFDENQKTGLETEKHFGLFTIV; from the exons ATGGCATTAACAAGGAACAAGCCTCTTGTTGTAGTGCTGCTTCTTGGGTTTGTCATCATGTCTACCCTCACAATAG GAGCACAATCCATAGGAGTTTGTTATGGAACGAATGGCAACAACTTGCCTAGCGCATCACAAGTTATAAATCTCTACAAAAGCAATGGCATTGGAAGCATGCGAATCTATGATCCAAATTCAGATACTCTCCAAGCGCTTAAAGGATCCGGCATAGAACTCATCCTCGACGTCCCCAACACCAGCCTTCAATCCCTTGCCTCCGACGCTTCAGCTGCATCTACCTGGGTGCAAAACAACGTAGTAAACTACGCATCAGATGTGAAGTTCCGCTACATCGCTGTTGGGAATGAAGTTTTACCCACCGGCTCAAATGCTCAGTACGCCCAGTACGTCCTTCCTGCCATGAAAAACGTTCAGAGTGCAATAACCTCCGCAGGCCTGCAAGGCCAAATCAAGGTCTCTACCGCAACATATTCATCTGTCCTCGGCACTTCATACCCTCCATCTGCAGGATCCTTCAGTAGTGATGTCTCTTCATTCATAAACCCAATCATAAGCTTCCTTGCTGAGAATGGCTCCCCACTCCTGGCCAATATATATCCCTACTTCAGTTACACCGGCAACACACAAAGTATTCAGCTTGATTACGCCTTATTCACTTCCCCAGGGGTTGTGGTAAAAGACGGGAGCTACCAGTATCAGAACCTTTTCGATGCCTTGTTGGATGCCCTCTATGCTGCTCTTGGAAAGGCGGGCGGGTCTAACTTGAAGATCGTTGTATCCGAGAGTGGCTGGCCATCCGAGGGAGGTACTGCAGCAACAGTGGACAATGCCAGAACTTACTACAAGAATTTGATTAATCATGTGAAGGGAGGGACTCCAAGGAAGTCTGGAGCCATAGAGACCTACTTGTTTGCTATGTTTGATGAAAACCAGAAGACTGGACTTGAAACTGAGAAACATTTCGGCCTCTTCACCATAGTTTAA
- the LOC117916316 gene encoding uncharacterized protein LOC117916316: protein MLNIDFGKGIGKRDVYLLHLPEVRSAHEILGVPTVSARFGTAPFFWNWGMEAMTNLLPVEFLRDRSKVQELVQLFDPIVRAMDGIAGERVSMRVDLECSDGRNTVGLFSHRRLSVSVGFATAAFALAVLEEATWCLVPEEVCLQQHKDLKQQYLNSTLLTFSYVVHIA from the exons ATGCTCAACATTGACTTTGGAAAAGGGATTGGAAAGAGAGACGTTTATCTGTT GCACTTGCCTGAGGTACGAAGTGCTCATGAGATCCTTGGAGTACCTACTGTCAGTGCTCGATTTGGAACTGCACCTTTCTTCTGGAATTGGGGAATGGAAGCTATGACAAATCTTCTTCCTGTG GAATTTCTGAGAGATAGGAGCAAAGTCCAAGAATTGGTTCAATTGTTTGACCCCATAGTCCGAGCTATGGATGGAATTGCAGGAGAGCGTGTGTCAATGAGG GTTGATTTGGAGTGTTCAGATGGCCGCAATACAGTTGGTCTTTTCAGTCACCGTAGACTCTCTGT CTCAGTTGGATTTGCCACAGCTGCATTTGCACTGGCCGTGCTTGAGGAAGCAACCTGGTGTCTGGTTCCAGAAGAGGTATGTTTACAACAGCACAAGGATTTAAAGCAGCAGTATTTGAATTCAACACTGTTAACCTTCTCTTACGTTGTTCACATAGCCTGA